ATCTTTCTTACGGAACTCCATCTGGATGTGCACATGAGAAATAGTGCCATGTATATTGCCTGTCTTTCCTACGCGCCCAAGCGCGCGAGTAGCTTCAATAGGCAAAAGCGGATACGTATGGAAACTTATTTCACGCAGAAACTTCTGACGACGATTAAACTTAACCGTAAATTTTGATAAATGCATATACAGACTATACAGAACAAAACCGTCTTCTGTTTTTATTTCTGGGTGTGATAACAATACATATTTGCCATTTGTTTCGTTAAATCCAGAATATTCAAAAATACCAGATGCTATTGGATAGACCAAGGTTCCAGTGCGGTTGGGAATATCAATGCCAATATGGAAATAATTCGACTTGTGTTTGATTGGATGATAGCGAAAACCAAAATAGCCGAAATGCTTATCAATCTCTCGACTGCCGCGTTTTATAGGAAATTGCAATCCATCTAGTCGTTTGACTATTTTGTATAATTTCTCCCAGAATTTTTTATCTTTGTCTGGAATATAGTGCTCAATTTTTGAAGCATAAACACCAGGGCGTTTTTGTATGTGCTTTCCAATTGGTGGCAACAAAATCACGATACTTAAAGTATACTCCAGGTTTTTTGGGTTACCAACCTGCTTTCAATAAGCTACTATCTTAACTATTTTTCTCGATAGCAACAACTTCCCCATCGCGGAGCGTAATAATCCGATTAGCCAAATGGGCATACTCATCTTCGTGGGTAACCATAATAATGGTCTGCCCTTCTTTGTGTAAATCTATAAAAGCATCAAGCACGGCTCGAGACGTTTCGCTGTCTAAGTTTGCAGTCGGCTCATCAGCAAAAATAATTTTTGGATTATGCGCAATCGCTCGCGCAATAGCGACTCGCTGCTGCTGACCTCCCGATAATTGTGACGGTAAACTGTGCAAGCGATTACCAAGACCAACTCGTTCAAGCGCCTGCTCGGAAGCAAGCATCGCTTCGGATGTTGCAGCACCTTGCATCAAAAGTGGTAAACTCACATTCTCAAGTGCAGTGAGCGAAGGTAATATTGCATAGTCTTGAAAGACATAGCCCAAATGTGCAAGACGAAATTCTGTTCGCTCATGACTTGAAAGATCATTAGTGGCAATACTGTCAATAAAAATTGTGCCACTTGTTGGATGATCTAATAGTCCTAACTGATACAAGAGTGTACTTTTCCCTGATCCAGATCGGCCGGTAATAGCAATAAATTCTCCAGTCTCGACCCGAATATCAATATTTCGAAGCGCAGTAACAGGACCTGCACCACTTTGAAATGTTTTAGTTAATTGTTTTGTTTCGATCATATAATTATCTGCCAAGTATGGCATCAAGTGTATTTTGTTTAATGACAATTCTCGCAGGGATGTAGCCGGCAATAATAGTTGCTACAAAAAGTATAATAGCTCGCACCAGTGTCCCGGATATTGTGGCTACTAAAATACCATCTGAAAATGGAAAATCAATCGGATGTGCTGCAATAAGAGGCTTAAGAAGAAGAAAGACAATGAGCACACCAAATCCGACACCTGCCATTGAATAGAAAAGTGACTGCATAACATACGAGAATTGTATTGCTTGCCCAGAAATACCAATACCTTTCAGTATGCCAATAAATCGTCTGCGGGTAATGGCATTGACGAAAATAACAATGAATATTGTAATCGATGCTACCGCAAGACCGATCGATCCAATAATATTTCCAATGAGTGCAAATGTGAGTTTTATATCTTTAAGAAATTTAGGCTGAGCTTCCTGCCAGGTTTGAATGCGGGCATTTTCTGCGACACCCGAAGCAACAAGCGCTGCCTTAAACTCATCGGCCATCTTTGGGTCTGCAAGCTTGATCACAATTTCATCAAGATTCAGATCGCTTCGTCCGATTAATTTCCTGATTT
The Candidatus Nomurabacteria bacterium genome window above contains:
- a CDS encoding ABC transporter ATP-binding protein, giving the protein MIETKQLTKTFQSGAGPVTALRNIDIRVETGEFIAITGRSGSGKSTLLYQLGLLDHPTSGTIFIDSIATNDLSSHERTEFRLAHLGYVFQDYAILPSLTALENVSLPLLMQGAATSEAMLASEQALERVGLGNRLHSLPSQLSGGQQQRVAIARAIAHNPKIIFADEPTANLDSETSRAVLDAFIDLHKEGQTIIMVTHEDEYAHLANRIITLRDGEVVAIEKNS
- a CDS encoding M23 family metallopeptidase, with product MLPPIGKHIQKRPGVYASKIEHYIPDKDKKFWEKLYKIVKRLDGLQFPIKRGSREIDKHFGYFGFRYHPIKHKSNYFHIGIDIPNRTGTLVYPIASGIFEYSGFNETNGKYVLLSHPEIKTEDGFVLYSLYMHLSKFTVKFNRRQKFLREISFHTYPLLPIEATRALGRVGKTGNIHGTISHVHIQMEFRKKDVIVAVDPLLFFGMKTKENKSIEIETPLAFSLYRKVHCEELAEWEQVWQGLAASPSRNSKDVDS